From Mycobacterium colombiense CECT 3035:
AACGAGATGGACCTCGAGGAGGTGCAGCTCCTGGCCGCCGCGATCGACGACGGCGACGAGGAATAGGGCGCGTCGGTGGCCGACCGTACAGTCGGCCCCATGCTGCACACCGTCGCGATCCGCGGGTATCGCTCGCTGCGCGAGGTGATTCTGCCCCTGGGGCGTCTTTCGGTGATCACCGGAGCCAACGGCGCCGGCAAGTCCTCGCTGTATCGCGCGCTGCGCCTGCTGGCCGACTGCGGCCGCGGCGAGGTGATCGGATCGCTGGCCCGCGAGGGCGGGCTGCAATCGGTGCTGTGGGCCGGCCCGAGCAGCTGGCCGACGCCCGGCGCACCGGTAAGGCCCAGGGCACCGTGCGTACCCGGCCGGTATCGCTCGAATTGGGCTTCGCCGCAGACGATTTCGGCTATCTGGTGGATCTGGGCATCCCGCAGTCGGCCGGGAAGTCGGTGTTCGCCCGCGACCCGGAGATCAAACGGGAGTTGTTGTTCGCCGGTCCCGTGCTGCGGCCCAGCTCGACACTGGTGCGACGGTCGCGTGTGTTCGCCGAGGCCAGTGCGGACTCCGGCGGCGGTTTCGACGAGCTGTCCCGGTCCCTGCCGTCCTACCACAGCGTGCTCGCCGAATACGCCCACCCGCACGCGCTGCCGGAGCTGGCGGCCGTGCGAGAACGGTTGCGCGGCTGGCGGTTCTACGACGGCTTCCGCGTCGACGCGGCGGCACCGGCCCGGCACCCGCAGGTGGGCACCCGCACCCCGGTGCTGGCCGACGACGGCAGCGACCTCGCCGCCGCGATCCAAACGATCCTCGAGTCGGGATTTGACGACCTGAACCGGGCCGTCGCCGAGGCGTTCGACGGTGCCACCGTCTCGGTGGCTATCCACGATGGCCTGTTCGACCTCCAGCTGCGGCAGCGCGGCATGCTGCGCGCGTTGCGCGCCGCCGAGTTGTCCGATGGCACACTGCGTTTCCTGCTGTGGGCCGCCGCGCTGCTGAGCCCGCAGCCGCCCTCGCTGATGGTGCTCAACGAACCGGAAACCTCGCTGCACCCCGACCTGGTGGCCCCGCTGGCGTCGCTGATCCGTACCACCGCCGCTCAGACGCAGGTCGTCGTGGTCACGCACTCCCGCTCACTGCTGGAATTCCTGGACACGACGCCGGTCGCGGATACGGCGGACGCCGCCGACGGCCGGGCCATCGAGATCGAGCTGTACAAGGACTGGGGCGAAACACGGATCAGCGGCCAGACTTTGGTGACGACGCCCCGGTGGGATTGGGGAACCCGCTAGCCGCGGTTCGACGGGTGTGCCCTCGAGGGTGAATCCCGGGGATCCATCCAACGCAAACTTGCCCGTCAGGAAATATTGCCCACTAGGCAAGTTTGGCGTACGTTGGTCGCTGTGACCGGACTCCGCGAGCGCAAGAAGGCCGACACCCGGCGCGCGCTCAGCGACGCCGCGTTGCGACTGGCCTTCGAGAACGGCCTGGAAAACGTGACGCGCGAAGACGTCGCGAACATGGCGGGCGTCTCGCTGCGCACGTTCAACAACTACTTCAGCGGCAAATACGAGGCGCTCGCCTACCGGCAGGCCGAACGCATGCGGCGCAGCGTTGCGGTGCTGCGACAGCGCCCCGCCGACGAACCGCTGTGGGCGGCGCTCACCCATGCGGTGCTCGAACCGTTGGAGGCCGACTTCGGCGACGTGCACGGCGACGAGAACCGCGCGCCCAGCCGCCAAGAGCTTGTCGAGGTCCGCAAGCTCGTCATGCACCCGCAGGTACGAAACTCGGTGCCACACGACCTGTTCGACGAGTTGCTCCACGTGATCGCCGAACGCACGGGCACCGACCCCGACCGTGACCTCTATCCACGATTGGTGATGTCCGTCGTGCGCGCGGTCGGCGACGCCGCCGCCGACGCCTACGTGCGGGCCGACCCGCCGGTGGCCATCACCGCACTGATCCGCGAGGGCTTCGCCGCTGTCAGCGCGGGGCTACCCGAGCCTCCCAGAAAGAAGGCACGCCATGGCTGACGAACAAGCCGACGTTGTGATCGCCGGAGCCGGGCCCAACGGGCTGCTGCTGGCCTGCGAGCTCGCGCTGGCCGGCGTGCGGCCCGTCGTGCTCGATGCCCTGCCCGGCCCCAGCTCCGAGCCGAAGGCCAACGGCCTTGTCGGACAAGTCATTCGACTGCTCGACATGCGCGGCCTGTATCAGGCCTTCACCGGTGACGACGCGCCGCCGCGTCCCAATCCGGGGTGGATTTTCGCGGCCATCGGGCTGAACTTCTCTGACGTACCCGAAAATCCGCTGCATCTCTTGCCCATGCAGCAGCCCCGGCTGGTGCGGCTGCTGGAAAAGCACGCCCGCGACCTGGGGGTTGATCTGCGCTGGGGCCACGCACTCGTCGACATCGAACAGGGTACGGAATCCGTTGCGCTGACGGTCTCGTCTCCCGAACGGGACTACGTTGTCACCGCCGACTACGCCGTCGGCGCCGACGGCGGGCGCAGCCTGGTCCGCAAGACGCTGGGCATCGACTTTCCCGGTTTCACCTCCCCGATGATCGGCCGACTGGCTCACGTCCATATCCCCGACGAGCTCCGCCGACCCAACAGCTGCATCGAGATCCCCGGATTCGGCCTACTACCCTTCGGGCACAACCGGTTTGACCGGGGCGGGATCATCTACGCCGAATTCGAGCCGGGCCGGGCACTACTCGGGACGCTCGAATTCGGCCCACCGGTCCCCGACGTACCCATGACCCTGACCGAGCTGCGCGACAGCGCGCGCCGCGTGTTGGGCGTGGACATCCCCTTCGAGGAGCCGAAAGACGGAGGGACGCATGCCCTTCGACGGATCAACGGGCAGAACACCCGCCAGGTCGAGCGCTACCGGCAGGGCCGGGTCCTGCTGCTCGGGGACGCCGCGCACGTGCACAGCCCGCTGGGCGGCCCGGGTTTGAACCTGGGCCTGCAAGACACGATGAACCTGGGCTGGAAGCTGGCG
This genomic window contains:
- a CDS encoding TetR/AcrR family transcriptional regulator, translated to MTGLRERKKADTRRALSDAALRLAFENGLENVTREDVANMAGVSLRTFNNYFSGKYEALAYRQAERMRRSVAVLRQRPADEPLWAALTHAVLEPLEADFGDVHGDENRAPSRQELVEVRKLVMHPQVRNSVPHDLFDELLHVIAERTGTDPDRDLYPRLVMSVVRAVGDAAADAYVRADPPVAITALIREGFAAVSAGLPEPPRKKARHG
- a CDS encoding FAD-dependent monooxygenase, with translation MADEQADVVIAGAGPNGLLLACELALAGVRPVVLDALPGPSSEPKANGLVGQVIRLLDMRGLYQAFTGDDAPPRPNPGWIFAAIGLNFSDVPENPLHLLPMQQPRLVRLLEKHARDLGVDLRWGHALVDIEQGTESVALTVSSPERDYVVTADYAVGADGGRSLVRKTLGIDFPGFTSPMIGRLAHVHIPDELRRPNSCIEIPGFGLLPFGHNRFDRGGIIYAEFEPGRALLGTLEFGPPVPDVPMTLTELRDSARRVLGVDIPFEEPKDGGTHALRRINGQNTRQVERYRQGRVLLLGDAAHVHSPLGGPGLNLGLQDTMNLGWKLAAEINGTAPIGLLDTYQSERHPVGRRVMMHSLAQIALMAPGPEVGALRTLMGELFNFPDTQRHMAALLAGADVRYDVGDGHALSGQLVPDLTLDDGRRVADLLHEARPVLLDLGAGVAGAARDWADRVDTVCAGMADRPAAALLIRPDGYVAWAADEFGPADEAALGAALRRWFGPPTGE